Below is a window of Tissierellales bacterium DNA.
TGATTTTGGAAAATTTTCTGATGAAAAAGAGCAGGAAGATAGAATGACTAGACTTCATTGCAATGGAAAAGTTTACAAAGTATACTACAACTGGATTGCTGCTGAAGAAGATGATGGCGATGATGAGAGTAAAGTTCTCATGACATATTGGATAGATGCAACAGAATATGAGAATATGGTATTTCAATATGAAGATGAAAAGACAAATATAGGTATAATTCAGATAGACAATTATGATGATGTCATAAATGGAACAGATGAGTTACACAGACCACTATTAGTTGCTAAAATAGAGCAAAGTATAAAAGAATTTGGAACAGAAATAGAAGCGGCTGTTAGAAGATATGACAAAGGCAAGTACTTGATTGTATTTGAAAACCGCTATTTGAGTATTCTAGAAGAGCGTAAATTTGACATAATAGATATCATAAGAGAGATAGATGAAGGAAATGAACTGCCAGTTACTATAAGTATGGGAATTGGTATAGGAAATGGAGCTTCTAGCCAAGCTTTTGAATATGCGAAAGCAGCAATAGATATATGTCTAGGGCGTGGTGGAGATCAAGTAGTTATAAAGGATAAAGAGAGACTTAGTTTCTATGGTGGTAAAACAAAAACATTAGAGAAACGAACAAGGGTAAAAGCTAGAGTTATAGCTCATGCACTTAAGCAATTAGTCGATCAATCAGAAGAAGTATTTATAATGGGACATAAGATACCTGATATGGATTGTTTTGGCGCTGCAATAGGAATATATCGTGCAGTTATGGCAACTGGAAGAAAACCATATATAGTGATAGATGGTATAAATCCGGCTATAGAGAATATATATAAGCAAATAAAGGAAGAATCACCGGAACTTTTTAAAGCTATCATTACTCCAGAAGAGGCTATATATAGAGCGAAGAAGGAATCGCTTTGTGTTATAGTAGATATACACAGACCAAGTAGAGTAGAAGTACCAGAGCTATTGGACATAATAGATAGAAGAGTTGTTATAGATCATCATAGAAGAACTTCAGAGTTTGTAGATGATCCTATACTTTTATATTTAGAGCCATATGCATCATCTACCTGTGAGTTAGTAACAGAGATATTAGTTTATTTTGAAGAAA
It encodes the following:
- a CDS encoding DHH family phosphoesterase; this translates as MKTKKSRAKRLLELSDSAYLWIIAFFTLIIMAYNFLVGAIGAILLAVLIYYHVKANNYRRRAIAKYIEGLSNEFDYVTQDAVFNLPVPLALIRSDGKISWYNPKFQEMIGSADILGMKLGGIVDEFDFGKFSDEKEQEDRMTRLHCNGKVYKVYYNWIAAEEDDGDDESKVLMTYWIDATEYENMVFQYEDEKTNIGIIQIDNYDDVINGTDELHRPLLVAKIEQSIKEFGTEIEAAVRRYDKGKYLIVFENRYLSILEERKFDIIDIIREIDEGNELPVTISMGIGIGNGASSQAFEYAKAAIDICLGRGGDQVVIKDKERLSFYGGKTKTLEKRTRVKARVIAHALKQLVDQSEEVFIMGHKIPDMDCFGAAIGIYRAVMATGRKPYIVIDGINPAIENIYKQIKEESPELFKAIITPEEAIYRAKKESLCVIVDIHRPSRVEVPELLDIIDRRVVIDHHRRTSEFVDDPILLYLEPYASSTCELVTEILVYFEEKIKLDKIEAEALLSGVIVDTKYFTFNTGVRTFEAASYLRRAGADTTDVRQLFQDSIDTVKLKAQLTQNAEIILDKIAMAAAVLDSKNAVLVAAQTADDLLKIKGIGASFVLVHYDETIYISGRSYGDINVQLILEKLGGGGHLTVAGAQLKEVSLEEAQELLIDAVQKYIREGEED